The sequence CATCGGGAGCATCGGCTTCGGCTGGCTCGTCGTCAGCGGGCGCAGGCGCGTGCCCTCCCCACCGGCCATGATGACCGCCTTCATCCGCACCTCCTCCCGACGGGCCCGTGCCAGCTCACGGAGAGCAGGCTCGAACGTTCCTCGCAGCCGAACCTAGCGGCCGGCCGGCCCGCGCCAGCACGAGGGCGCGCCGCGCCCGCGGCACGTAGGCGAGCGCAGCGAGCGCGGAGCACGCGAGGGCCGGCCAGACGAGGACCCACCCCGCCTCGGCGAGCGCGTGGGCGGCGGCGCCGGGGGCGTCACCGAGCAGGAGGAGCGGGAACGCGCACATCAGCCCGAACGTGCCCGCCTTGCCGACGAAGAGCACGTCGATGCGCGGCGCTCCCCTGGCGGCGAGGGCGAGCGCGGCGAGCGCGACGACGGCCTCGCGTCCGAAGACCACCCCGGCGAGCCACGGCGGCGACGCGCCGTAGACGGTGATGGCGACGACGGAGGCAGCGATGACGGCGCGATCGACGCTCGGGTCGAGCACCTTGCCGAGCTCGCTCACCTGGTCGAAGCGGCGGGCGAGGTAGCCGTCGAGGAAGTCGGTGCCGCCGGCGGCCGCGAGGAGCGCCACCGCAACGACGCGGCTGTGGGCCGCGAAGAGGGCCGCGAGGGCCGCCCCGAGGATGGCCAGGCGGGCCACCGTCAGCCCGTTGGGCAGCGTGGCGATCCTGCGCGCCCGAGCCTCGAACGAACCCGCCGCCACGGCGGCAGTCTAGGGTGCGGCCGCCCTGCGGCTCGTCCGCCTAGCGTCCGCGCAGCACGTTGCGGAGCACGAGCGCCAGGACGGTCACGAGCGCGCCCGCCGTCGTCACGGTGCGCACCCGCTGGGCGCTCGACCCGGCGCGCACGAGCGCCTCCGTGAGCACGGCGGCCTCCCCCTCGCTCGGCGGTGGCTGGAGCCGGCCCACGACGGCTGCGGCGGTCGCTGCGTCGGGGCGCCGGTGGAGGAAGGCGGCCTGCGCCACCTCGAACTGGGCCGCGCGACGAAACTCGCTGGCGAGCGCCTCGACATCGCGTCCCCGCAGCGGCCCGCCGTCGTCGGCCGCCTGGAGCTGGGCGTCCCACCAGCGCTGCAGGTAGCGGCCGAAGCGCTTCGTCGGATCCCGCACGCCGGGAAGTCTAGGCCGAGCTCGACCCCTCGGCGGGCGCCGCTCGGGCGACCTTCGTCGCGCCCGAGCGGCGGTCTCGCGTCCGGGTAGCCTGCCGCGGACCGGCGAGCCGGGGAGGAGGTGGGATGGCGGACCAAGAGGCGCTGCTCGAGGCGATCAGCGAGCGGCTGATCCAGCACCTCGAGCAGGGAGCGACGAGCGACACGATCCTCAAGCTGGCCGAAGCCTGGGCCTGGGTGCGCGCGCCCGCGCAGCCGCACGGCGGCCACGCGCCGGGCTAGGCGGGCCCACTCCTACGGGCCGTCGCGGCGTGCCTCCTGGGCACGTCCGCAGCGGCTGCACCACGCGATCGCGGCCCGCTCGTCGGCTGGGTGGACGAGCGCGCCGCACGCGGCGCAGCGCCAGATCGTCGGAGAGTTCGTCTGCTGGCTCATCGAGCCAACGATTCAACCACGCCGACGCTCGGCACGCGCGTCCCGCGCCCGCGGTAGGAAGGTCCAGCGCCGAGATGATGTTCCGCTCGACCAGCCGGGTGAGAATCGGCGCGGCCGGGGTGTGCCCCCAGCCAGGGAGGGGCGAGGGTGCAGCGCCTGCGACAAGACGAGCGAGTGCCCGCGACGGCGCGCACGGCCCAGGCTGGTCCGGCGGCGATCCCGATCCTCCTGTACCACGCGATCAGCGACGAGCCACCCCCGTGGCTTCGCCACTGGACCGTTGCGCCGCAGGCGTTCGCCGCGCACCTCGATGCCGCCGCCGAGGCCGGGTGCACGCCGCTCACGGTGTCCGGTCTCGTCGACGCCCTCGACGCGGGCACCCTACCGGCGCGACCCGTGGTCGTGACCTTCGACGACGGCTACGCGGACTTCCTCGCCGAGGCGGTGCCGGCGCTCGTGGCGCGCGACGTCCCGGCGACCCTCTACGTCACGACCGGCGCCCTCGTCGGCGCACCCCGCCCGGCCGCGACGCGCCACGAGGGCGCGGCGATGCTGCGCTTCGCCGACCTCGCCCGGCTCGAGGGCCTCGGCATCGAGGTCGGCCCCCACACGCACACCCACCCGCAGCTCGATGCCGTCTCCCGCGCTCGGGCGGCCGCGGAGATCGCCCTCTCGAAGGAGCTCGTCGAGGACGCGCTCGGGCATCGCGTGCGGACGTTCGCGTACCCGCACGGCTACTCCGATCGCGCCGTGCGCCTCCTCGTCGAGCAGGCTGGCTTCCACGCCGCGTGCGGCGTGCGCGAGGCCCTGTCGAGCGCCGGCGACGACCGCTTCAACCTCGCTCGCCTCACGGTCCACGACGACACGCCCCTCGACGCCGTCCGCGCCTGGCTCACCGGTCGCGGCGCGCGGCTCGCGCCCCGCCGCGACCCGTGGCGCACGAGGGCCTGGCGCTGGTACCGCCGGGCCCAGGCGAGCGCGCGCCGGCCGGGCGAGCGCGCGGCGCGCTAGGCCGTCTGGGAGCAGACCGGGGACCCCCCTTCGATCGCCCGGCGCCCCGACGGCCGCGGCGCGGTCGACAGAGCGCGGTGGTTCTTGCAAGGATGCGCCCATGACCGCGCGCCTGGCGCCCGGGAGGGGCCGGACCCATCATCCGCCCGAGGGCCGCGAGTGATCGAGCACGAGGTCCGCACCCACCCGAGTGCCGATCGGCTCGAGCGGGAGGCGCAGCTCGCCTGGAAGCTCGCCGAGGTCGCAGCCGACCCCGTGGCGCTCGACGACGACGTGGTGGAGATGGTCATCAGCCGCGTCATCGACAACGCCGGCGTCGCGGCCGCGGCGATCCGGCGGCGACCGGTGGCCGTCGCCCGCGACCAGGCGAGGGCGCACCCCTACGTGCCGGGCTCGACCGTCTACGGCCTGCCCCGCTCGCTTCGCGTCTCGCCGGAGTGGGCGGCGTGGGCGAACGCGGTGGCCGTGCGCGAGCTCGACTTCCACGACACCTTCCTCGGCGCGGAGTACTCCCACCCGGGGGACAACATCGCGCCGCTCGTCGCCGTCGCGCAGCACCGGGGACGCTCCGGGCGCGACCTCGTGCGCGCCATCGCCACGGCCTACGAGGTGCAGATCGACCTCTCGAGGGGCATCTCACTGCATGCCCACAAGATCGACCACGTCGCCCACCTCGGGCCCTCCGTGGCCGCTGGCCTCGGGACCCTCTTGCACCTCGACGTCCCGGTTACCTACCAGGCGATCCAGCAGGCCCTCCACGTGACGACCGCCACCCGCCAGTCCCGCAAGGGCGAGATCTCCTCCTGGAAGGCCTACGCGCCTGCGTTCGCCGCGAAGATGGGCGTGGAGGCGATCGATCGGGCCATGCGCGGCGAAGGGGCTCCCTCCCCCATCTACGAGGGCGAGGACGGGATCATCGCCTGGCTCCTCGATGGCCCGAGCGCGACCTACCGCGTCCCGCTCCCCGACCGGGGCGAGCCGAAGCGAGCCATCCTGTCGAGCTACACGAAGGAGTACGCGGCCGAGTACCAGGCGCAGGCGCTCATCGACCTCGCGAAGCGCCTGCGTGCACGCATCGTCGACCTCGGCGCGATCCGCAGGGTGACGATCCACACGAGCCACCACACCCACGTCGTGATCGGCACGGGCTCGAACGACCCGCAGAAGTTCGACCCGCAGGCCTCCCGGGAGACCCTCGACCACTCGGCGATGTACATCTTCGCCGTGGCGCTCGAGGACGGCTCGTGGCACCACGAGCGGTCCTACGCGCCCGAGCGCGCCGCACGACCGTCCACCGTCGCCCTCTGGCGCAAGGTCTCGACGGTCGAGGACCCGGAGTGGACCCGCCGCTACCATGCCGCGGGCAGCGAGCAGGCGTTCGGCGGGCGCGTCGTCGTCGAGCTCGACGACGGCACGACCCTCGAGGACGAGCTCGCCGTGGCCGACGCGCACCCGCTCGGCCGACGGCCCTTCGGCCGAGCGGAGTACCGAGCGAAGTTCGCCTCGCTCACCGAGGAGGTCCTGGACGCCGAGGAGGCACGTCGCTTCCTGGCGCTCGCGGAGCGCCTCTACGAGGCGCCGGCGGCCGACCTCGAGGGCCTCACGTTCACCGTCGCGGGGCTCGAAGCCGACCCGCCCACCGAGGGGCTGTTCTGATGCTCGGCGCGGCCTCCCCGGTCGAGGCGCGCCGGGAGGCGCTGCGGCGAGGGCTTCGCGAGGGCAGGCTGCTGCGCTTCCCGGGCGCCTTCAACGCGCTCGCCGCGATGCTCATCGAGCAGTCCGGCTTCGACGGCGTGTACCTCTCCGGGGCGGTCGTCGCCGCCTCGCTCGGCCTGCCGGACGTCGGCCTCACGACCTTGAGCGAGGTGGCAGGTCGTGCCCGCGAGGTGGCGCGTGTGACGAACCTCCCGACGTTCGTCGACATCGACACGGGCTTCGGCGAGCCGATGAACGTCGCGCGCGCCGTGCAGCTGCTCGAGGAGGCCGGGGCTGCCGCCTGCCACCTCGAGGACCAGGTCAACCCGAAGCGCTGCGGTCATCTCGACGGCAAGGAGGTCGTCACGACCGAGGAGATGGTCCGCCGGATCAAGGCGGCGGTCCTCGCCCGGCGCGACGAGAACTTCGTCATCTGCGCGAGGACCGACGCCCGGACCGTCGAAGGCCTCGATGCCGCCATCGAGCGGGCGAAGGCCTACGTCGACGCCGGCGCGGACATGATCTTCCCGGAGGCCCTCGCGGACGAGTCCGAGTTCGAGGCGTTCCGGCGGGCCATCGGCGTGCCGATCCTGGCGAACATGACCGAGTTCGGCAAGTCCCCGCTCCTCGACGCCGGGCGGCTCGCGCAGCTCGGGGTCAACGTCGTCATCTACCCGGTCACCCTCCTCCGCCTGGCGATGGCTGCGGCCGAGCACGGCCTTCGGGTGCTGGCGGAGGAGGGCAGCCAGCGCAGCCTCGTCGACCGGATGCAGACACGGGCCCGCCTCTACGAGCTCGTCGACTACGCGGGCTACCGCGCCTTCGACTCGTCGGTCTTCGACTTCTCCCTCGACCAGCAAGGAGGATGACGTGGCCGGAACGCCCGAGGAGATCCGACGCGGCCTCGTCGGCGTGGTCGCCGACACGACGTCGATCTCGATGGTCAACGAGGCGACCAACTCCCTCCTCTACCGCGGCTACCCGGTGCAGGAGCTCGCGCAGCGGTGCAGCTTCGAGGAGGTGGCCTACCTCATCTGGCACGGCGACCTCCCCAGCTCCGAGGCCCGCCGAGAGCTGGAGGCGGCCGAGCGCGCGCAGCGCGCCGTCCCGGGAGAGCTCGCCACGGTCCTCGCGTCGCTGCCGCGAAGCTGCCACCCGATGGACGTCCTGCGCACCGCGGTGAGCTACCTCGGTGCCACCGACCCGAACGAGGCCGACGCGTCCCGGGAGTCCAACCTCGCGAAGGCGGTGTCGCTCTGGGCGAAGCTCCCGACCATCGTCGCCGCCGAGCAGCGCCGCCGGCACGACGAGGCCCCGATCCCGCCCGACCCGTCGCTGTCGTTCGCCGAGAACTTCTTCCACATGTGCTTCGGGGCCGTCCCGGATCCCGAGACAGTCCGCGCGTTCGAGGTGTCGCTGGTCCTGTACGCCGAGCACAGCTTCAACGCGTCCACCTTCACGGCCCGGGTGATCACCTCGACCCTCTCCG comes from Acidimicrobiales bacterium and encodes:
- a CDS encoding CDP-alcohol phosphatidyltransferase family protein, producing MAAGSFEARARRIATLPNGLTVARLAILGAALAALFAAHSRVVAVALLAAAGGTDFLDGYLARRFDQVSELGKVLDPSVDRAVIAASVVAITVYGASPPWLAGVVFGREAVVALAALALAARGAPRIDVLFVGKAGTFGLMCAFPLLLLGDAPGAAAHALAEAGWVLVWPALACSALAALAYVPRARRALVLARAGRPLGSAARNVRACSP
- a CDS encoding polysaccharide deacetylase family protein, coding for MQRLRQDERVPATARTAQAGPAAIPILLYHAISDEPPPWLRHWTVAPQAFAAHLDAAAEAGCTPLTVSGLVDALDAGTLPARPVVVTFDDGYADFLAEAVPALVARDVPATLYVTTGALVGAPRPAATRHEGAAMLRFADLARLEGLGIEVGPHTHTHPQLDAVSRARAAAEIALSKELVEDALGHRVRTFAYPHGYSDRAVRLLVEQAGFHAACGVREALSSAGDDRFNLARLTVHDDTPLDAVRAWLTGRGARLAPRRDPWRTRAWRWYRRAQASARRPGERAAR
- a CDS encoding MmgE/PrpD family protein, whose translation is MIEHEVRTHPSADRLEREAQLAWKLAEVAADPVALDDDVVEMVISRVIDNAGVAAAAIRRRPVAVARDQARAHPYVPGSTVYGLPRSLRVSPEWAAWANAVAVRELDFHDTFLGAEYSHPGDNIAPLVAVAQHRGRSGRDLVRAIATAYEVQIDLSRGISLHAHKIDHVAHLGPSVAAGLGTLLHLDVPVTYQAIQQALHVTTATRQSRKGEISSWKAYAPAFAAKMGVEAIDRAMRGEGAPSPIYEGEDGIIAWLLDGPSATYRVPLPDRGEPKRAILSSYTKEYAAEYQAQALIDLAKRLRARIVDLGAIRRVTIHTSHHTHVVIGTGSNDPQKFDPQASRETLDHSAMYIFAVALEDGSWHHERSYAPERAARPSTVALWRKVSTVEDPEWTRRYHAAGSEQAFGGRVVVELDDGTTLEDELAVADAHPLGRRPFGRAEYRAKFASLTEEVLDAEEARRFLALAERLYEAPAADLEGLTFTVAGLEADPPTEGLF
- the prpB gene encoding methylisocitrate lyase, producing the protein MLGAASPVEARREALRRGLREGRLLRFPGAFNALAAMLIEQSGFDGVYLSGAVVAASLGLPDVGLTTLSEVAGRAREVARVTNLPTFVDIDTGFGEPMNVARAVQLLEEAGAAACHLEDQVNPKRCGHLDGKEVVTTEEMVRRIKAAVLARRDENFVICARTDARTVEGLDAAIERAKAYVDAGADMIFPEALADESEFEAFRRAIGVPILANMTEFGKSPLLDAGRLAQLGVNVVIYPVTLLRLAMAAAEHGLRVLAEEGSQRSLVDRMQTRARLYELVDYAGYRAFDSSVFDFSLDQQGG
- a CDS encoding bifunctional 2-methylcitrate synthase/citrate synthase encodes the protein MAGTPEEIRRGLVGVVADTTSISMVNEATNSLLYRGYPVQELAQRCSFEEVAYLIWHGDLPSSEARRELEAAERAQRAVPGELATVLASLPRSCHPMDVLRTAVSYLGATDPNEADASRESNLAKAVSLWAKLPTIVAAEQRRRHDEAPIPPDPSLSFAENFFHMCFGAVPDPETVRAFEVSLVLYAEHSFNASTFTARVITSTLSDIYSAVTGAIGALKGPLHGGANEAVMAMLLEIEDPAAAQAWLKQALAEGRKIMGFGHRVYKHGDSRVPTMRRAFEDLARRAGATRLWTLYENLEAAMLAEKGIHPNLDYPTGPAYYLMGFDIPTFTPIFVMSRITGWTAHVMEQLEANSLIRPLSAYVGPAERSVPS